The following proteins are co-located in the Streptomyces sp. DT2A-34 genome:
- a CDS encoding ABC transporter substrate-binding protein — protein sequence MTGRRRTRSTVLPMITNPPVRAAARTAAALVACASLAAGCGVVPGTAGSSGDDTITVMTWAPENTKATNKPGIPAFAQAYARWVNAHGGLGGRELKVLTCNDHNDSVSAAKCADRAVEENVVAVIGSYSQYGDTFLPSLEGAGIPYIGGYGVTNAEFTSPLSYPVNGGQPTLLAGLGKELARTCGPVALVRPDNIAGDELPPLLNSGLKAGGHPAAADQLAEEDATEYGSQSTRALEYSTDDPTETGCVVPALGDRTTTFMDSFRRSRQDYPDVRTATVLGSADQTVINAGGGTSGPYEGSYITGWYPVASDPRWDAMKKVISEQAFGDNRIDPADAGVQTTWIAYTVFKKVVESLGDDEVTATSVREALNEGLKVSTGGLTPTLQWKFQDVLAAVGFPRLVNREVTLQVVRDGRLVAARKGFTDVTKTLQSADVN from the coding sequence ATGACCGGCAGGCGACGCACCCGCAGCACCGTCCTCCCCATGATCACCAACCCGCCCGTCAGAGCAGCCGCTCGCACGGCGGCGGCACTGGTGGCGTGTGCGTCGCTCGCCGCCGGATGCGGGGTCGTCCCCGGTACCGCGGGGAGTTCCGGGGACGACACGATCACCGTCATGACCTGGGCGCCGGAGAACACCAAGGCGACCAACAAGCCCGGCATACCGGCCTTCGCACAGGCGTACGCCCGCTGGGTCAACGCCCACGGCGGCCTCGGCGGCCGCGAGCTGAAGGTCCTCACCTGCAACGACCACAACGACAGCGTGTCCGCGGCGAAGTGCGCCGACCGCGCCGTCGAGGAGAACGTCGTCGCGGTCATCGGCTCCTACAGCCAGTACGGCGACACCTTCCTGCCCTCGCTGGAGGGCGCCGGCATCCCCTACATAGGCGGCTACGGTGTCACCAACGCCGAGTTCACCAGCCCGCTGTCCTACCCCGTGAACGGCGGCCAGCCCACCCTCCTGGCGGGCCTCGGCAAGGAACTGGCCCGCACCTGCGGCCCCGTCGCGCTGGTACGCCCCGACAACATCGCCGGCGACGAGCTGCCGCCCCTGCTCAACTCGGGCCTGAAGGCGGGCGGGCACCCGGCCGCGGCCGACCAGCTGGCCGAGGAGGACGCCACGGAGTACGGCAGCCAGTCGACGCGGGCGCTCGAGTACTCCACCGACGACCCGACGGAGACCGGCTGTGTGGTGCCCGCGCTCGGCGACCGCACCACCACCTTCATGGACTCCTTCCGGCGCTCCCGCCAGGACTATCCCGACGTGCGCACCGCCACCGTCCTCGGCAGCGCCGACCAGACCGTGATCAACGCGGGCGGCGGGACGTCGGGGCCCTACGAGGGGTCGTACATCACCGGCTGGTACCCGGTCGCGAGCGATCCGCGCTGGGACGCGATGAAGAAGGTGATCAGCGAGCAGGCCTTCGGCGACAACCGCATCGACCCTGCGGACGCCGGCGTGCAGACCACATGGATCGCGTACACGGTGTTCAAGAAGGTCGTCGAGTCGCTGGGCGACGACGAGGTGACCGCCACTTCCGTGCGGGAGGCTCTGAACGAGGGCCTGAAGGTCTCCACGGGCGGCCTCACACCGACCCTGCAGTGGAAGTTCCAGGACGTCCTGGCCGCCGTCGGCTTCCCCCGGCTGGTCAACCGCGAGGTGACCCTCCAGGTGGTGCGGGACGGGCGGCTGGTGGCGGCCCGCAAGGGCTTCACCGACGTGACGAAGACGCTGCAGAGCGCCGACGTGAACTGA
- a CDS encoding transcriptional regulator: MAARPLVARQPNERLQALIQEAGCSNAGLARRVNMCGAEHGLDLRYDKTSVARWLRGQQPRGRAPAIIAEALGRKLGRTVTIDEIGMANGKNLASGVGLQFSPTVLGAIEQVCELWRSDVGRRDFLSGSSVAASALVEPSRDWLISSPDSQVARSAGPRVGQSDVAAVRAMTQALVDLDHQYGSGHVRPVVVHYLNSVVSGLLAGSYREAVGRELFAAVARLTELAGYMAIDTGQPGLAQRYYIQALRLAQAAGDRGYGGYVLAASMSHLAAQLGNPREIAQLARAAQEGARGRVTPRAEAMFYAAEARGHALMGDARAAQVASGRAVTALETADPESGDDPAWIAHFDEAYLADELAHCHRDLGQAEAAARRAEESLAGLPETKARRRAIGYVLLATAQVQQREVEQACHTGLKAVELLETLRSNRGAEYLEDFQQRLEPYRDEPVVRDFGARLDLQAAA; encoded by the coding sequence ATGGCCGCCAGGCCTCTCGTCGCGCGACAGCCGAACGAACGGCTGCAGGCGCTCATCCAGGAAGCGGGCTGCTCGAACGCCGGGCTGGCCCGCCGGGTCAACATGTGCGGCGCCGAACACGGCCTCGATCTGCGCTACGACAAGACCTCCGTGGCCCGTTGGCTGCGCGGACAGCAGCCGCGGGGACGGGCGCCGGCGATCATCGCGGAGGCGCTCGGTCGCAAGCTGGGCCGTACGGTCACGATCGACGAGATCGGCATGGCCAACGGCAAGAATCTCGCGTCGGGCGTCGGTCTCCAGTTCTCGCCGACTGTACTGGGGGCCATCGAGCAGGTCTGCGAGCTGTGGCGCAGCGACGTCGGGCGGCGGGACTTCCTGTCCGGCTCCTCCGTCGCCGCGTCCGCGCTGGTCGAGCCCAGCCGCGACTGGCTGATCTCGTCGCCCGACTCGCAGGTTGCGCGCTCGGCGGGGCCGCGCGTGGGGCAGTCCGACGTGGCGGCCGTGCGGGCGATGACGCAGGCGCTCGTAGACCTTGATCACCAGTACGGCAGCGGGCATGTCCGCCCGGTCGTCGTGCACTACCTGAACAGTGTCGTCTCCGGGCTGCTGGCCGGGTCGTACCGGGAGGCGGTCGGGCGGGAACTCTTCGCCGCCGTCGCGCGGTTGACCGAGCTCGCCGGGTACATGGCGATCGACACCGGGCAGCCGGGGCTCGCCCAGCGGTACTACATCCAGGCGCTGCGGCTCGCGCAGGCGGCGGGAGACCGGGGCTACGGCGGTTATGTGCTGGCCGCCTCCATGAGCCACCTCGCCGCGCAGCTCGGGAACCCGCGTGAGATCGCGCAGTTGGCGCGGGCGGCGCAGGAGGGGGCGCGTGGGCGCGTGACCCCGCGCGCGGAGGCGATGTTCTACGCGGCCGAGGCGCGCGGGCATGCGTTGATGGGCGACGCGCGGGCCGCGCAGGTGGCGTCCGGACGGGCCGTGACCGCGCTGGAGACGGCCGACCCGGAGTCCGGGGACGACCCGGCGTGGATCGCGCACTTCGACGAGGCCTATCTCGCCGACGAGTTGGCGCACTGCCACCGCGACCTCGGCCAGGCCGAGGCGGCGGCGCGACGCGCGGAGGAGTCGCTCGCCGGGCTCCCCGAGACGAAGGCGCGACGCCGGGCGATCGGCTATGTGCTGCTCGCCACAGCACAGGTCCAGCAGCGTGAGGTCGAACAGGCCTGCCACACCGGGCTGAAGGCCGTGGAACTCCTGGAGACCCTGCGTTCCAACCGGGGCGCCGAGTATCTGGAGGACTTCCAGCAGCGGCTGGAGCCGTACCGGGACGAGCCGGTGGTAAGGGACTTCGGGGCACGGCTGGATCTGCAGGCGGCGGCGTGA
- the purU gene encoding formyltetrahydrofolate deformylase has protein sequence MNEQSTRAAVPAEQYVLTLSCPDKQGIVHAVSSYLFMTGCNIEDSQQFGDHDTGLFFMRVHFSAEAPVTVDKLRASFAAIGDSFQMDWQIHRAEEKMRVVLMVSKFGHCLNDLLFRARIGALPVEIAAVVSNHTDFAELVGSYDIPFHHIPVTRDNKAEAEAQLLEIVREQGVELVVLARYMQVLSDDLCKALSGRIINIHHSFLPSFKGAKPYHQAHTRGVKLIGATAHYVTADLDEGPIIEQEVERVGHGVTPDQLVAIGRDVECQALARAVKWHAERRILLNGRRTVVFA, from the coding sequence ATGAACGAGCAGTCCACCCGAGCCGCGGTCCCCGCCGAGCAGTACGTCCTCACCCTGTCCTGCCCCGACAAGCAGGGCATCGTGCACGCCGTGTCGAGCTACCTCTTCATGACCGGCTGCAACATCGAGGACAGTCAGCAGTTCGGTGACCACGACACGGGACTGTTCTTCATGCGCGTCCACTTCTCGGCGGAGGCGCCGGTGACGGTGGACAAGCTGCGGGCGAGCTTCGCGGCGATCGGGGACTCCTTCCAGATGGACTGGCAGATCCATCGGGCCGAGGAGAAGATGCGGGTCGTGCTGATGGTCAGCAAGTTCGGGCACTGCCTGAACGACCTGTTGTTCCGCGCCAGGATCGGGGCGCTTCCTGTGGAGATCGCCGCCGTGGTCTCCAACCACACCGACTTCGCCGAGCTTGTGGGGTCGTACGACATCCCCTTCCACCACATTCCGGTGACGAGGGACAACAAGGCCGAGGCGGAGGCCCAGCTGCTGGAGATCGTCCGGGAGCAGGGCGTGGAGCTGGTCGTCCTCGCGCGGTACATGCAGGTGCTCTCCGACGATCTGTGCAAGGCGCTCAGCGGGCGGATCATCAACATCCACCACTCGTTCCTGCCGAGCTTCAAGGGCGCGAAGCCGTATCACCAGGCGCATACGCGGGGTGTGAAGCTGATCGGGGCGACGGCGCACTATGTGACGGCGGACCTGGACGAGGGGCCGATCATCGAGCAGGAGGTCGAGCGGGTCGGGCATGGCGTCACGCCGGACCAGCTGGTCGCGATCGGGCGCGATGTGGAGTGCCAGGCGCTGGCTCGGGCGGTGAAGTGGCATGCCGAGCGGCGGATTCTGCTGAACGGGCGGCGGACGGTCGTTTTCGCCTAG
- a CDS encoding zf-HC2 domain-containing protein has translation MNSGNGDDQHPTPEPSPDQPPRIPLPRSSVEDTGRALPALEDLGDLTPRPAPLVLEHRVLKSLLGAWALAACSPEETAAVEEHLGDCGSCADEARRLREAVGLLHPAESLDLDPSLRARVLEGCLERRPPRIPVPEWATPYDAETARLDALLQDFGDAEWHAPVRLRWFRKDEPTSRRTTVAGVIAHLLTVDGLVAIALGLQDPLGDVAADRPTPSARTEAYWRASHFPPTRAVRAPWREQTHDLVRTVSFTGGGTGQLSIPYGDFELALRDAMLDRAFECWVHAEDIAEAVDYPYEPPSGRDLHPMVDLAARMLPTVLAARRRAGLAAPSPGPHRHLVPAGEPGRSLRLEIEGSGGGEWLIPLDSPAAVGSAEHEVAHVALDGAEFCRLAAGHVSPAEAAAGQVGDREAIRDVLFAAASLSRM, from the coding sequence ATGAACAGCGGCAACGGCGACGACCAGCACCCCACCCCGGAGCCGAGCCCGGACCAGCCGCCCCGCATACCGCTCCCCCGCTCCTCCGTCGAGGACACCGGACGCGCCCTGCCCGCCCTGGAGGACCTCGGCGACCTGACACCGCGCCCGGCCCCGCTCGTCCTCGAACACCGTGTCCTGAAGTCGCTCCTCGGAGCGTGGGCGCTGGCCGCCTGCTCGCCGGAGGAGACGGCGGCCGTCGAGGAGCACCTCGGCGACTGCGGCTCCTGCGCGGACGAGGCGCGGCGGCTGCGCGAGGCCGTGGGCCTGCTGCACCCCGCCGAGTCCCTCGACCTGGACCCCTCCCTGCGCGCCCGCGTTTTGGAGGGCTGCCTGGAGCGGCGCCCGCCGCGCATCCCGGTGCCCGAGTGGGCGACGCCGTACGACGCCGAGACGGCCCGCCTCGACGCCCTGCTGCAGGACTTCGGGGACGCCGAGTGGCACGCGCCCGTGCGGCTGCGGTGGTTCCGCAAGGACGAGCCGACGAGCCGTCGTACGACCGTCGCCGGGGTCATCGCCCATCTGCTGACGGTCGACGGGCTGGTGGCGATCGCGCTGGGCCTTCAGGACCCGCTGGGCGACGTCGCCGCGGACCGGCCGACCCCGTCCGCGCGCACCGAGGCGTACTGGCGCGCCTCGCACTTCCCGCCGACGCGGGCCGTGCGGGCCCCCTGGCGGGAGCAGACCCACGACCTGGTCCGCACGGTGTCCTTCACGGGCGGCGGCACGGGCCAACTGTCCATCCCGTACGGCGACTTCGAGCTGGCGCTGCGCGACGCGATGCTGGACCGCGCCTTCGAGTGCTGGGTGCACGCCGAGGACATCGCCGAGGCGGTGGACTACCCGTACGAGCCGCCGTCCGGGCGTGACCTGCACCCCATGGTCGACCTGGCGGCCCGCATGCTCCCCACGGTCCTGGCGGCCCGCCGCCGCGCGGGCCTGGCGGCGCCGTCACCCGGCCCGCACCGCCACCTCGTCCCTGCGGGTGAGCCCGGCCGCAGCCTGCGTCTGGAGATCGAGGGGTCGGGTGGTGGGGAGTGGCTGATTCCCCTGGACTCCCCGGCGGCGGTGGGCTCCGCCGAGCACGAGGTGGCCCATGTCGCGCTGGACGGCGCGGAGTTCTGCAGGCTGGCCGCGGGCCACGTGTCTCCTGCGGAGGCTGCGGCAGGGCAGGTGGGTGACCGGGAGGCGATCAGGGATGTGCTGTTCGCTGCGGCGAGCTTGAGCCGGATGTAG
- a CDS encoding sigma-70 family RNA polymerase sigma factor: protein MAKKDAPPRWDRKMQQRLARGEAAALGELYDRFASLVHGLAHTVLGDEHAADRVTRDVFAYVWEHPDTYDPKQGPLRSWVATLTHRLAVQRLRDTETAALVRAGRGATDELERKVRHASVAARADYIVQSMPVPLRAALELAYFQRRDYRQTAADLGVTEDEARRRLRLGLQLLSTAHDAGAAPGAPPGYGGAV from the coding sequence ATGGCGAAGAAGGACGCACCGCCCCGCTGGGACCGCAAGATGCAGCAGCGCCTGGCCCGCGGCGAGGCGGCCGCCCTCGGCGAGCTCTACGACCGGTTCGCCTCGCTCGTGCACGGCCTCGCCCACACCGTGCTGGGCGACGAACACGCCGCCGACCGCGTCACCCGCGACGTCTTCGCGTACGTCTGGGAGCACCCGGACACCTACGACCCCAAGCAGGGCCCGCTGCGCTCCTGGGTCGCCACGCTGACCCACCGCCTCGCCGTGCAGCGGCTGCGCGACACCGAGACCGCCGCCCTCGTCCGGGCCGGCCGGGGCGCCACCGACGAGCTGGAGCGCAAGGTGCGCCACGCCTCGGTCGCCGCCCGCGCCGACTACATCGTCCAGTCCATGCCCGTCCCGCTGCGCGCCGCACTGGAGCTGGCCTACTTCCAGCGCCGTGACTACCGGCAGACCGCCGCCGACCTCGGCGTCACCGAGGACGAGGCCCGCCGCCGCCTCCGCCTGGGCCTGCAGCTGCTGTCCACGGCCCACGACGCGGGAGCCGCCCCGGGGGCACCGCCGGGATACGGGGGTGCGGTGTGA